The Deltaproteobacteria bacterium region AAATCCATGACCACTGAAACCGGTACAGAAGACAAAGCCCGGCACCTCGCTGGTCATCCCTAAGACAGGAATCCCATCCGACATCTGGTCAATCAGTCCGGACCACATACGAATGACCTGCAAATTCTTGAGGACCGGAAAATAGTCCAGGACCATCCGGGAAATGGCCGGCCCGATAAAGTTAAAAAGGGGTTTTCCTTCCCGATAGATGAAGTTCTCCGTCCCCACAAATCCCCCCCAAAAGAAAGAGCCGTGAAGGGTCTGTCGTCCGTAAAAAAGACCCCGGGCATGACCGAGCATCTGTTTAAAAAGAGGGGGATAGGGTTCGGTAATCAGGGCCTCGGTGAAGACCGGTTTCATAGGATAATCCAAACCCACCAGATTGGCGATCTTCCGTCCGCCGATCCCGGCGGCGTTGACGACCAGATCGGTATCGAAGACTTGCCTATTGGTAACCACCTGGGTAACCCTGTTTTTTTTAAGCTTGATATCAACCGCTTTCTCCTGGGTAAAAAACCGGGCCCCGAGACGTTTGGCCTTTAGAAAAAAACCGTAGGTGACCAAAAAAGGATTGGCGTGGCCGTCGGTAGGGCAATAAGTGGCCCCGACTACCCTTTCCCCTACGAAAGGGTTAAGATCAAGGACCTGCTGACGGTCGATCATCTCCAGTTCCAGCCCGGCCGTCTTCTGATTCTCCACCGATTTCCGCATGGTCACCAGGTCCTCTTCGCTGGTGCAGAGGCGGAGGTTTCCCCCCCGCACATATTCCACATCCATTTCCAGTTCTTCGTGAAGATGACCGAATAAACGGATGCTCTCCATGGCCAGGGGCATTTCTTTAAGGTTCCTGGCCGACTGCCGGACCCCACCGCCATTACTGCCCGAGGCCTCGCCGCCGATATCCGACTTTTCAATCACCACGGGTTTAAGGCCTTCTTTGGCCAGGTTATAGGCCAGCGCACATCCCATAACCCCTCCGCCTATAATTACCACATCGGCTGTATTTGGCATCTTATCTCCTGAATTATTAGTGGAAACAGCCGAGGGCGGCTGTGCCACATAAAACAAATCCTATTTTCGAATCAAGCCCTCATGGACGCTTTCGACAGGCACCACGAAGGATGAAAAACCGAATATCGAATATCGAATATCGAATATCGAATACTGAATGTCGAAGGAAGGAAAAAACTACGAAATTCAATGTTCGATATTCTTTTTTCGATCCAAATCCCAGGACTTCCTTATCCCGTAGCCAAAACCGACAGGGGCAGGGGTCTCACCGGGGCCCGGGCCGTCATCGGCTCCAGGGCAGCGGGTGTCTGGCCCAACTCACGAGCCAGGATTTGGGTCACCAATCGCTCACAAGTCTGACCCTGACATAATCCCATGCCGGCCCGGGTAATTCGTTTAATCCCGCTTACGGTCTTAAGTCCATTTCGAATGGCTTCTTTGATCTCTCCTTTAGTGATCTCTTCGCAACGGCAGATGACCAGATCGTCGTCGTCAGCCGTTGCAGAGACTTTTCCCTCCTGCCTGGGAAGACCCTCCAGCCCTTTGAGTTTTTTAAAACGCTCAATGACCAGATTGACAATCCGATCAACTTCTTCTTCGGCCATGGCCGTGTCTGTGGAAGGTTCAACGGTTGGATCAGGTGATGAGGTCCGGGCCTCCCTCTCTTTTTCCGGCCTTTGAGAGGTTGCCTCCTGTTTGCCGGGTCCGTCCGATGATTGATCCTTATCAGAAGGGGCCTCGGATAGGGGCTTATAAATAATCTCGATGTGATGTTCCCGGATTAAATCCAGGGCCGCGGCCGAAAGACGAACTTCTTCTCCAACCTCTATCGTCTTTTTACCTTGTCGGACGATCTCTTCTATGTCCTGGTAGAATATGAAATCAGGTGCCATGGTTTTCTCCTGCGAATAACTTCCTATCGTAATCACTGGATCGTTGGGCCTTCATGGACCGATAATCCTCATTCTTTGCGGCCTTTAAGGCCGGAGAGGGTCTCCACCACCTTACTGGCCGCGGCCAGAACTTCCGATTCCGTCCCGGCTAAGTAGAGCCGTCCGGCGGCACCAAAAAAGGAAATATCGACCAGGCGCACATTACAGTGTTTTTCCGCTTCATTGGCAGCGATCGAAGAATAGGCCGCCGGGGTCACTTCCAGCAGATAAACATCATCGTTCCCTAATATGAGCATACCCCGGCTGTTCCGGTTGATAATGACCGCCTGGTAGGGATCGATTTTGTTGACAATACTGGTGGCCAGGATTTTAGGAGACAGCCGGTCTTCTTCCTTGAGCCCGATTTCATCCAAGATCATCCGCCCGGCATGGAGGACTTCTTCCTGATCAAAGGAGTGAATTTCCAGCATGCCGTATCTTCTTTCCACAATCATTTCTCCTGGCCGGGCGTTGGTCACTTTGAGAGCAATGTCGGTCAGACGGTTAATTTCGATGCCCGGCACTACTTCCACAAAAAGGGAGGCCATTCCCTCCACCGGAAGAAATCCCCGGCATCGGCAGGCAAACAGGGAGGCAAATTGAGGCTGCAGGCGGTCAAGATGGCAATAGGCACGTAGCTCAGGCATGGACGAATCTCCTTATAACGATAGATTCTGATGTTACGGATTGCGGGTTGAGAAAGTATAAATTTTTTTAGACCACTCTTAACGCGCAACGCGCAACAGAAAAATTTCAAACATTTTTGAATAGGACTCATGTCTCATCAACAACGATCCCGAGTTCTTTGATTAAATCCCGGGCCAAGGGGGTGATGAGACCCCCAGGGACCAGTCTGATGACCTTCTTCTGCCCCTCAGCAGCCAAACGGACCTCCTTGGCTGTGATCAACTCCAGCCCAGGAGCATTTTTTTCTTCTGAAACCTCGGAAGGACTTGTCGATCCGGGTAAAGGGTTTCCCGTTGTCAAGCGTACAAAGGTCTCCGCCAACTGATGGGTCGGGCAAAAGGTCATCCCAAAACGTTCCAACTTTTTTAATTGGTTCTCGATTTCCTCTTTTATCGCTTGATTGACCAGCAGGTCGCAGACCATAAAACCGTCCCGGCAGGCCAGCACTTTTTTGCCCTGGATCAAGGCCGAAAAAACCAGCCGGGATTCCGGGTCATCACAGCTCAGATGGGCCACCTTGGAAGCCACCGTCAGGCATAAGGTGGGCAGTACCAGCCAATCGGCCCGGGCCAACACCTTTTCCAGACCTTCCGGTTTAACCGTGTCCAGGATACACGGGGTCCCGGCGCGATTGCGCACATCAGACCCGCAGACCCAAGAACGGGCCGAGGGAGCGGTATAGACCCCGGACCAGCCGGCCGCGGCTTCCAGGGCAGGCAACTGTTTCAAGGCATCTTCCAAACGACGAACACCGGCCTGAAATATGATCAAGACCCGGGGACCGTGGGGCGTTTGAGAAGGTGACCTGGCCTTGCCCCCTCTGTTCAATTCAGAGAGGACTTCCAAGACCAGCTTCCGGATTTCTTCCTTAGTGATCGTGACCATAATGGTTTCGCCTCTCCCTCAAGAGGCCTTGGAATAGGATGTAAAGATAATTTTTTCTTCCAGACAGGAAAGGGCGATACCATAGGGAGTTATCCCCTGAGGGGCCTCGGGCCGAAAAACTTCCAGGCCGAGATTCTCGGCTACCAGTTCGGTCAACCCCTCCAATTGGCAGGTCCCTCCCACCAGACAGATCTTTTTAATATTCCCGAATCCGTTCAGGGCTGAGCGGATAATAGTGGAGATCTTGTCAATCACCGGACGGACGATGGGCAGGCATTCCTGTTGCCGGGCCTGGTCGGTTTTAATCCTTTCGGCCTGTTCAAAGCTGATCTTCAAATGTCCGGCCAGGACCAGGGAAAGGTGGACCCCGCCGGTAGCCTCATCGCAGGTCCGGATGATCCTGCCGTCCTGGATCAGGGCCACCCCGGTAGTGCCACCACCCACATCGACAATCGCCCCGTCTTCCAGATTGAGAACCCGGTTGGCGGCTGTAGGTTCATCAAGGACATTGAGCACCTCCAGACCCGCCCCCTGGAGGATATAGGTGGTGGTATGGATGTTTCCGGATTCCGTTTGAGGGGGATAGGAGGTAGCCCCTTTTTCAATGGGCAGGGGGCTGCGGGTTCGGATCTCGGCCATTAATTCCTTCAACAGGGCGAGTGTGCCCGGATAGTCAATGATCAGTCCGCTGCCAATTCCTTCGGATTGCCGCATAAGGGCTGCCCTCGGGAAGCCTTGCTCATCCACCACGATGACCTTGCTCTTACAGGTCCCCAGGTCCACACCAGCCCATAATTCCCCCGCCCCTGAAAAATCCCAGTGTTCCGGGCGATTCATGATTCGATTGAGGGTGTCGAGGGGCTTCATCATATCAAATTGGGATAGAGTTCCCGGCTCAAGGAAGGGATGACCACATGGCTCAGGATCAAGCCTTCCTCTTCCAGGGCCTCCAACCCGGCGCTGACGGCGGCCTGGACCGAGCCCACATCCCCGGTCAGGGTCACATAGGATTTTCCGGCCAGACCGGTGGCACAGCGAATCTCGATGATTTCCACCTCGGCTGCTTTGACCGCCGCATCGGCCGCCATGATACAGGAGGCCGACGAAAAGGTTTCTATAATCCCCAGGGCGCCTATTCGGGGAATCGGGGTCGCACAACTGAGGGCCGGAAAAATGCTCGGGTGCACATTGGGAATAACAAAAGAATCCACCAGGAATTCACCGGCCGTTTCTTTGCCCACCGCTACTGAGTTCTGGACCGAACCCACATCCCCGGCGATCATGGCCAGATAGCGGCCGGGGCAGACCGGACGGGCCATGATGAGTTCCACGCTGGCCGCCTTGATCATTTCATCGGCGGAGTGGATCCCTTTGGCCACGCTGTTGAGTTCAATCAGTCCTATGGCTTTGAAATCCATGGTCTATCCTTTAATGAGAAAATACCGTTCGTCGTTGAGCGTTCGGCGTAATAATTTTCATCGAATTTTTCATGCTTTTCAGCGCCCTCCGGGGCTCACCTGTTTGATAACGACCTCTTCCCCGACCGAAACGACCACCCCACTCAGACTGGCATGGATCCTGGCTCCCAGGGCCTTTTCCGGGATCTCGCCTATCAGGTCCCCTTTTTTAACCCGGTCGCCGGGTTTGACCACCGGCACGGCCGGGGCCCCCAGGTGTTGTTTCAGGGGAATCCTGACCTGGTCTATCCGGATTTCCAAGGGGAATAAATTTGGATGCACATCATAGCGCCCGATCTGCAGCCGTTCCATCAGCCGTTTGGTAGGGATCTTCCGTCCTTCCCTAAAGGCCGAGGGATGGTAGGCCTCCCGTTTCGGAGAACGCTTTATGCCCTGGGCCAGCAAACTTCTTTTGATCTGGGCATTCACTTCCCTGGGAGAGATCATCATAGGGCAGGCATATTTCTCGCACACCCCGCACTCTGAGCAGATCAGGGTATCCTTCTGGACCTCCAGTGCCGCTGGAGCAGCGCCTAATTGTCGCATAATTTTGTGAGGGGCCAATGTGTGTCCTAACAGGCTCCGGGGGCATAGATCCGTACAGCGGGAACATTGACAGCAGACCAGGCGGGTGATGTTCCGAAGCCGGTCCGGGTCCTTGATTTTATCGGCCACCACCGGGTGATCCGGGGCCAGGACCAAAACCCCGCTGGTCGTCTTGGTTACCGGCGCAGTCAGGTCCGAGACCACCTGGCCCATCATGGGTCCGCCCAGGACGACTTTATAATCCGTGATCAAGGCTCCCCCGGCCAGGTCGATAACCTCCCCTACGGAAAGGCCGATGGGCACTTTCAGGATGCACGGCCGGGCCACTTCTCCCCCAACGGTCAGGTACCGGTCTACCACAGGTTTTTTTTCATCCACGGCCCGGGCAATATTCAAAAGGGACTCTACGTTACTGACTACGGCCCCGACCTGAAGTGGAAGCCCCCCCTCGGGGACCACCCTTTTCATGACCTCATAGACCAGGACCTGCTCATCCCCGGCCGGATAAAAGTCGCCCAATTCAAAAACATCGATCCCCTGGAAAGGCCCTTTGCCGGCCTTCTCCCGGGCCGCGGCCATGGCCTCCCGGTGCTTCCCCTTTAAACAGAGGGTCCCCTGAACGGCCCCGGTGCACTCCATGACCAGGCGGAGACCCCGAAGGAGGCGATCGGCTTCATGCTCAACCAGATAGGGATCACTCATCAGCAGCGGCTCACAGGAGGCCCCGTTGCCCAGGACCCGTTCCACCCGGGCCTGTAATTTGACGTGGGTAGGAAAACCGGCCCCTCCGGCACCAACTACCCCGGCTTCCTTTACCCGGTCGATAATCCCCTGGCTCATGATTGACCTGATTTTTTCTGATCCTTGGGCATCTCCAGGCTGTCCACAATCCCCACCACTGCGGCATCCACGGGGATCAATTCCTCTTTGTTAAAGGCCTGCATGGCCGGGCTGCCCTGGGTGACAAGGACCAGTTCTCCAATACCCGCCCCGATTTCATCTGCCGCCACCAGGATATCGCCGGCCGGCATCAGTCCCTTGCCCAAAGGTT contains the following coding sequences:
- a CDS encoding SLBB domain-containing protein, whose amino-acid sequence is MSQGIIDRVKEAGVVGAGGAGFPTHVKLQARVERVLGNGASCEPLLMSDPYLVEHEADRLLRGLRLVMECTGAVQGTLCLKGKHREAMAAAREKAGKGPFQGIDVFELGDFYPAGDEQVLVYEVMKRVVPEGGLPLQVGAVVSNVESLLNIARAVDEKKPVVDRYLTVGGEVARPCILKVPIGLSVGEVIDLAGGALITDYKVVLGGPMMGQVVSDLTAPVTKTTSGVLVLAPDHPVVADKIKDPDRLRNITRLVCCQCSRCTDLCPRSLLGHTLAPHKIMRQLGAAPAALEVQKDTLICSECGVCEKYACPMMISPREVNAQIKRSLLAQGIKRSPKREAYHPSAFREGRKIPTKRLMERLQIGRYDVHPNLFPLEIRIDQVRIPLKQHLGAPAVPVVKPGDRVKKGDLIGEIPEKALGARIHASLSGVVVSVGEEVVIKQVSPGGR
- the eutJ gene encoding ethanolamine utilization protein EutJ, with amino-acid sequence MMKPLDTLNRIMNRPEHWDFSGAGELWAGVDLGTCKSKVIVVDEQGFPRAALMRQSEGIGSGLIIDYPGTLALLKELMAEIRTRSPLPIEKGATSYPPQTESGNIHTTTYILQGAGLEVLNVLDEPTAANRVLNLEDGAIVDVGGGTTGVALIQDGRIIRTCDEATGGVHLSLVLAGHLKISFEQAERIKTDQARQQECLPIVRPVIDKISTIIRSALNGFGNIKKICLVGGTCQLEGLTELVAENLGLEVFRPEAPQGITPYGIALSCLEEKIIFTSYSKAS
- a CDS encoding (2Fe-2S)-binding protein, whose protein sequence is MAEEEVDRIVNLVIERFKKLKGLEGLPRQEGKVSATADDDDLVICRCEEITKGEIKEAIRNGLKTVSGIKRITRAGMGLCQGQTCERLVTQILARELGQTPAALEPMTARAPVRPLPLSVLATG
- a CDS encoding FAD-binding oxidoreductase, whose amino-acid sequence is MPNTADVVIIGGGVMGCALAYNLAKEGLKPVVIEKSDIGGEASGSNGGGVRQSARNLKEMPLAMESIRLFGHLHEELEMDVEYVRGGNLRLCTSEEDLVTMRKSVENQKTAGLELEMIDRQQVLDLNPFVGERVVGATYCPTDGHANPFLVTYGFFLKAKRLGARFFTQEKAVDIKLKKNRVTQVVTNRQVFDTDLVVNAAGIGGRKIANLVGLDYPMKPVFTEALITEPYPPLFKQMLGHARGLFYGRQTLHGSFFWGGFVGTENFIYREGKPLFNFIGPAISRMVLDYFPVLKNLQVIRMWSGLIDQMSDGIPVLGMTSEVPGFVFCTGFSGHGF
- a CDS encoding EutN/CcmL family microcompartment protein; the protein is MKIARVVGNVWSTKKNDKIHALRLLFVQPLGKGLMPAGDILVAADEIGAGIGELVLVTQGSPAMQAFNKEELIPVDAAVVGIVDSLEMPKDQKKSGQS
- a CDS encoding BMC domain-containing protein yields the protein MDFKAIGLIELNSVAKGIHSADEMIKAASVELIMARPVCPGRYLAMIAGDVGSVQNSVAVGKETAGEFLVDSFVIPNVHPSIFPALSCATPIPRIGALGIIETFSSASCIMAADAAVKAAEVEIIEIRCATGLAGKSYVTLTGDVGSVQAAVSAGLEALEEEGLILSHVVIPSLSRELYPNLI